In Brachypodium distachyon strain Bd21 chromosome 2, Brachypodium_distachyon_v3.0, whole genome shotgun sequence, one genomic interval encodes:
- the LOC100825715 gene encoding uncharacterized protein LOC100825715 isoform X1: MSLSELFPTTLSLSGLLSFTSSSVEAKKASHWFPPHSDCRTLPQAPTFSTINPTFSLPGGIGDGIQAGFLRSARAFPTAEKPKLYSGRISFVDRRARDDTNAKFSTSAGNSDNIGECNPLSYDEPRISLVDRGARENSNVVFSTPVESSGIIGECNQFSGYDEALFSHNKMEEFSQIEDKVVINETRIDTEVMSSLIQDHCAQVGSSSSATEPHIVEYEQSSSAAFIGYCAAEKDKVTPKTETIGKHKHYNDNYELSCLFASSGSMLPLYLEGPSDCALKYGGSVPSKLFNAESKHDFSKSKDNYYLETLCVNFHSKEDRQTPKNLPIAPTVHKLSKSEDSNDLQVWFEKEVPPKLSKAEGIHLFSKPEDNSNLENLFVNFSLTEDTYILKNLPSAPAVHTQSKSEDNCDLQVLFENIDNAGKELGILCTAENPPKLHKSENDGSFYNLFVELCTADSTTQVPSKFHGKDEFEQSLCKLHDQQKFFDLFVSFKMSNSSLHMCQEKGDSHTVDTEDQPSIDFKNHGTFTSMCNLDDEFNLSETLSSTQNASMSNLDSTCDLSNEAERRVMCSNIVDKHFVCPVVELDAFPPNEKRMMPGAHTSEEFLDISTQSYHITELNKNISDITKSKELLSSLYESTTMKMKEVQLQEEKSRQANQNADKAHQKFISMVEHFNQLIKKSKESNDKQAQVMRKEKCSLVALAQDLQSQLSKLSAQRDEALTTVQQIKFELDARLATSLEEEVTAVENIFQEEKLALQVRKEKEATMGSIMEGSRKLEKEAEENILLRRILLDRGRIIDILQGEISSIHANVVAMKERACSATSSHMDDCKSASIGIDWCLGNDGNRNGLPQEEMVGSHAKDHTASSDNDDDCDGGWEVLEKIGV; this comes from the exons ATGTCTCTATCCGAGCTTTTCCCCAccaccctctctctctctggacTTCTTTCCTTCACTTCCTCGTCTGTTgaggcgaagaaggcctctCACTGGTTTCCTCCACACTCGGACTGTCGGACACTCCCCCAGGCCCCAACCTTCTCGACCATAAATCCAACCTTCTCTTTACCCGGAGGTATCGGAGATGGCATTCAAGCAGGTTTTCTCCGCTCTGCGAGAGCTTTTCCCACAG CTGAGAAGCCTAAATTATACTCTGGAAGGATCTCATTCGTGGACCGAAGAGCTAGAGATGATACTAATGCCAAATTTAGTACGTCAGCTGGGAACAGTGACAATATTGGTGAATGTAATCCATTATCTTATGATGAACCAAGAATCTCATTGGTGGATCGAGGAGCTAGAGAAAATTCTAATGTCGTATTTAGTACGCCAGTTGAGAGTAGTGGCATTATTGGTGAATGCAATCAATTTTCAGGTTATGATGAAGCATTATTCAGTCACAACAAAATGGAAGAATTTTCCCAGATTGAGGATAAGGTGGTGATTAATGAAACAAGAATTGATACAGAAGTTATGAGCAGCCTTATTCAGGACCATTGTGCACAAGTtggatcatcatcatctgctACTGAGCCACACATAGTAGAATATGAACAGTCTTCTTCAGCAGCATTTATTGGTTATTGTGCAGCTGAAAAAGATAAAGTGACTCCAAAGACGGAAACTATTGGCAAGCACAAGCATTATAACGATAATTATGAGCTGTCATGTTTGTTTGCCTCCTCTGGGAGTATGTTGCCACTATATCTGGAGGGCCCTTCAGATTGTGCACTGAAATATGGAGGGTCAGTACCTTCGAAACTTTTTAATGCTGAAAGTAAACATGATTTCTCCAAATCGAAAGATAACTATTATTTGGAAACTTTGTGTGTGAATTTTCACTCAAAGGAGGACAGACAAACACCAAAGAACTTGCCAATTGCTCCAACTGTCCATAAACTCTCCAAATCAGAAGATAGCAATGACCTGCAAGTTTGGTTTGAAAAGGAAGTGCCTCCTAAGCTTTCTAAAGCTGAAGGCATACATTTATTTTCCAAACCAGAAGATAATTCTAATTTAGAGAATTTATTTGTGAATTTTAGCTTGACCGAAGACACATACATATTAAAGAATTTGCCAAGTGCTCCAGCTGTCCATACACAATCGAAATCAGAGGATAATTGTGACTTGCAAGTTCTGTTTGAAAACATTGATAATGCTGGAAAAGAATTGGGCATACTCTGTACTGCAGAAAATCCCCCTAAACTCCACAAGTCAGAAAATGATGGTAGCTTCTACAATTTATTTGTCGAACTATGCACAGCCGATAGCACAACTCAGGTACCTTCTAAATTTCATGGGAAGGATGAATTTGAACAGTCTTTGTGCAAGCTTCATGATCAACAGAAGTTTTTTGACTTATTTGTGTCATTCAAAATGTCAAATAGTTCATTACATATGTGTCAAGAAAAGGGTGATTCACATACAGTTGATACTGAAGACCAACCTTCTATAGATTTCAAGAATCATGGAACTTTTACTAGTATGTGCAATTTGGATGATGAGTTTAACCTGTCAGAGACATTATCTTCCACTCAAAATGCTTCTATGTCTAATCTAGATTCTACATGTGATTTGAGTAATGAAGCTGAAAGGCGAGTCATGTGTTCTAATATTGTGGATAAGCACTTCGTATGCCCGGTTGTTGAGCTTGATGCATTTCCACCTAATGAAAAGAGGATGATGCCTGGTGCACATACAAGTGAGGAATTTCTCGATATCTCTACTCAGTCATATCATATCACTGAACTAAACAAGAATATTTCTGATATCACTAAAAGCAAG GAATTATTGAGTTCGTTGTATGAATCTACAACCATGAAGATGAAAGAGGTGCAGCTTCAAGAGGAAAAATCTCGACAGGCAAACCAAAATGCTGACAAGGCACATCAAAAATTTATTTCCATGGTAGAGCACTTTAATCAGCTCATTAAAAAATCCAAAGAGTCAAATGATAAG CAAGCTCAAGTCATGCGCAAAGAAAAATGTTCATTGGTGGCTCTAGCTCAGGACCTTCAGTCTCAGCTTAGCAAATTGTCTGCTCAGAGAGACGAAGCACTTACAACTGTTCAGCAG attaaatttgaactagATGCACGCCTAGCAACTTCACTGGAAGAAGAGGTCACAGCAGTGGAGAATAtatttcaagaagaaaaattagCTCTACAGGTGCGTAAAGAGAAGGAAGCTACAATGGGGAGTATAATGGAAGGGTCAAGAAAGCTTGAAAAGGAAGCTGAAGAAAACATTTTG TTGAGAAGGATATTGTTGGACCGGGGTCGCATCATTGATATCTTGCA AGGAGAAATATCAAGCATCCATGCAAATGTTGTGGCAATGAAAGAAAGAGCCTGCTCAGCTACTTCTTCCCACATGGATGATTGCAAGAGCGCATCAATTGGTATAGACTGGTGTCTGGGAAACGATGGGAACAGAAATGGTCTACCTCAGGAAGAGATGGTGGGGAGCCATGCTAAGGACCACACTGCGTCTTCAGACAACGACGATGACTGCGATGGTGGATGGGAGGTGCTGGAAAAAATTGGAGTCTAG
- the LOC100825715 gene encoding uncharacterized protein LOC100825715 isoform X2 → MAFKQVFSALRELFPQVDLRILKAVASQYSSNVDAAIGFVLSDVLPAVSEPTETHYALQDIDYDEHDHPDSEKPKLYSGRISFVDRRARDDTNAKFSTSAGNSDNIGECNPLSYDEPRISLVDRGARENSNVVFSTPVESSGIIGECNQFSGYDEALFSHNKMEEFSQIEDKVVINETRIDTEVMSSLIQDHCAQVGSSSSATEPHIVEYEQSSSAAFIGYCAAEKDKVTPKTETIGKHKHYNDNYELSCLFASSGSMLPLYLEGPSDCALKYGGSVPSKLFNAESKHDFSKSKDNYYLETLCVNFHSKEDRQTPKNLPIAPTVHKLSKSEDSNDLQVWFEKEVPPKLSKAEGIHLFSKPEDNSNLENLFVNFSLTEDTYILKNLPSAPAVHTQSKSEDNCDLQVLFENIDNAGKELGILCTAENPPKLHKSENDGSFYNLFVELCTADSTTQVPSKFHGKDEFEQSLCKLHDQQKFFDLFVSFKMSNSSLHMCQEKGDSHTVDTEDQPSIDFKNHGTFTSMCNLDDEFNLSETLSSTQNASMSNLDSTCDLSNEAERRVMCSNIVDKHFVCPVVELDAFPPNEKRMMPGAHTSEEFLDISTQSYHITELNKNISDITKSKELLSSLYESTTMKMKEVQLQEEKSRQANQNADKAHQKFISMVEHFNQLIKKSKESNDKQAQVMRKEKCSLVALAQDLQSQLSKLSAQRDEALTTVQQIKFELDARLATSLEEEVTAVENIFQEEKLALQVRKEKEATMGSIMEGSRKLEKEAEENILLRRILLDRGRIIDILQGEISSIHANVVAMKERACSATSSHMDDCKSASIGIDWCLGNDGNRNGLPQEEMVGSHAKDHTASSDNDDDCDGGWEVLEKIGV, encoded by the exons ATGGCATTCAAGCAGGTTTTCTCCGCTCTGCGAGAGCTTTTCCCACAG GTTGATCTTCGAATATTGAAGGCTGTAGCTAGTCAATATTCCTCTAATGTTGATGCAGCTATCGGATTTGTTCTTTCCGATGTCCTTCCAGCAGTAAGCGAACCTACTGAAACACATTATGCACTCCAAGATATTGATTATGACGAACATGATCATCCTGATT CTGAGAAGCCTAAATTATACTCTGGAAGGATCTCATTCGTGGACCGAAGAGCTAGAGATGATACTAATGCCAAATTTAGTACGTCAGCTGGGAACAGTGACAATATTGGTGAATGTAATCCATTATCTTATGATGAACCAAGAATCTCATTGGTGGATCGAGGAGCTAGAGAAAATTCTAATGTCGTATTTAGTACGCCAGTTGAGAGTAGTGGCATTATTGGTGAATGCAATCAATTTTCAGGTTATGATGAAGCATTATTCAGTCACAACAAAATGGAAGAATTTTCCCAGATTGAGGATAAGGTGGTGATTAATGAAACAAGAATTGATACAGAAGTTATGAGCAGCCTTATTCAGGACCATTGTGCACAAGTtggatcatcatcatctgctACTGAGCCACACATAGTAGAATATGAACAGTCTTCTTCAGCAGCATTTATTGGTTATTGTGCAGCTGAAAAAGATAAAGTGACTCCAAAGACGGAAACTATTGGCAAGCACAAGCATTATAACGATAATTATGAGCTGTCATGTTTGTTTGCCTCCTCTGGGAGTATGTTGCCACTATATCTGGAGGGCCCTTCAGATTGTGCACTGAAATATGGAGGGTCAGTACCTTCGAAACTTTTTAATGCTGAAAGTAAACATGATTTCTCCAAATCGAAAGATAACTATTATTTGGAAACTTTGTGTGTGAATTTTCACTCAAAGGAGGACAGACAAACACCAAAGAACTTGCCAATTGCTCCAACTGTCCATAAACTCTCCAAATCAGAAGATAGCAATGACCTGCAAGTTTGGTTTGAAAAGGAAGTGCCTCCTAAGCTTTCTAAAGCTGAAGGCATACATTTATTTTCCAAACCAGAAGATAATTCTAATTTAGAGAATTTATTTGTGAATTTTAGCTTGACCGAAGACACATACATATTAAAGAATTTGCCAAGTGCTCCAGCTGTCCATACACAATCGAAATCAGAGGATAATTGTGACTTGCAAGTTCTGTTTGAAAACATTGATAATGCTGGAAAAGAATTGGGCATACTCTGTACTGCAGAAAATCCCCCTAAACTCCACAAGTCAGAAAATGATGGTAGCTTCTACAATTTATTTGTCGAACTATGCACAGCCGATAGCACAACTCAGGTACCTTCTAAATTTCATGGGAAGGATGAATTTGAACAGTCTTTGTGCAAGCTTCATGATCAACAGAAGTTTTTTGACTTATTTGTGTCATTCAAAATGTCAAATAGTTCATTACATATGTGTCAAGAAAAGGGTGATTCACATACAGTTGATACTGAAGACCAACCTTCTATAGATTTCAAGAATCATGGAACTTTTACTAGTATGTGCAATTTGGATGATGAGTTTAACCTGTCAGAGACATTATCTTCCACTCAAAATGCTTCTATGTCTAATCTAGATTCTACATGTGATTTGAGTAATGAAGCTGAAAGGCGAGTCATGTGTTCTAATATTGTGGATAAGCACTTCGTATGCCCGGTTGTTGAGCTTGATGCATTTCCACCTAATGAAAAGAGGATGATGCCTGGTGCACATACAAGTGAGGAATTTCTCGATATCTCTACTCAGTCATATCATATCACTGAACTAAACAAGAATATTTCTGATATCACTAAAAGCAAG GAATTATTGAGTTCGTTGTATGAATCTACAACCATGAAGATGAAAGAGGTGCAGCTTCAAGAGGAAAAATCTCGACAGGCAAACCAAAATGCTGACAAGGCACATCAAAAATTTATTTCCATGGTAGAGCACTTTAATCAGCTCATTAAAAAATCCAAAGAGTCAAATGATAAG CAAGCTCAAGTCATGCGCAAAGAAAAATGTTCATTGGTGGCTCTAGCTCAGGACCTTCAGTCTCAGCTTAGCAAATTGTCTGCTCAGAGAGACGAAGCACTTACAACTGTTCAGCAG attaaatttgaactagATGCACGCCTAGCAACTTCACTGGAAGAAGAGGTCACAGCAGTGGAGAATAtatttcaagaagaaaaattagCTCTACAGGTGCGTAAAGAGAAGGAAGCTACAATGGGGAGTATAATGGAAGGGTCAAGAAAGCTTGAAAAGGAAGCTGAAGAAAACATTTTG TTGAGAAGGATATTGTTGGACCGGGGTCGCATCATTGATATCTTGCA AGGAGAAATATCAAGCATCCATGCAAATGTTGTGGCAATGAAAGAAAGAGCCTGCTCAGCTACTTCTTCCCACATGGATGATTGCAAGAGCGCATCAATTGGTATAGACTGGTGTCTGGGAAACGATGGGAACAGAAATGGTCTACCTCAGGAAGAGATGGTGGGGAGCCATGCTAAGGACCACACTGCGTCTTCAGACAACGACGATGACTGCGATGGTGGATGGGAGGTGCTGGAAAAAATTGGAGTCTAG
- the LOC100825715 gene encoding uncharacterized protein LOC100825715 isoform X3 yields MSLSELFPTTLSLSGLLSFTSSSVEAKKASHWFPPHSDCRTLPQAPTFSTINPTFSLPGGIGDGIQAGFLRSARAFPTAEKPKLYSGRISFVDRRARDDTNAKFSTSAGNSDNIGECNPLSYDEPRISLVDRGARENSNVVFSTPVESSGIIGECNQFSGYDEALFSHNKMEEFSQIEDKVVINETRIDTEVMSSLIQDHCAQVGSSSSATEPHIVEYEQSSSAAFIGYCAAEKDKVTPKTETIGKHKHYNDNYELSCLFASSGSMLPLYLEGPSDCALKYGGSVPSKLFNAESKHDFSKSKDNYYLETLCVNFHSKEDRQTPKNLPIAPTVHKLSKSEDSNDLQVWFEKEVPPKLSKAEGIHLFSKPEDNSNLENLFVNFSLTEDTYILKNLPSAPAVHTQSKSEDNCDLQVLFENIDNAGKELGILCTAENPPKLHKSENDGSFYNLFVELCTADSTTQVPSKFHGKDEFEQSLCKLHDQQKFFDLFVSFKMSNSSLHMCQEKGDSHTVDTEDQPSIDFKNHGTFTSMCNLDDEFNLSETLSSTQNASMSNLDSTCDLSNEAERRVMCSNIVDKHFVCPVVELDAFPPNEKRMMPGAHTICRQFISSLQELLSSLYESTTMKMKEVQLQEEKSRQANQNADKAHQKFISMVEHFNQLIKKSKESNDKQAQVMRKEKCSLVALAQDLQSQLSKLSAQRDEALTTVQQIKFELDARLATSLEEEVTAVENIFQEEKLALQVRKEKEATMGSIMEGSRKLEKEAEENILLRRILLDRGRIIDILQGEISSIHANVVAMKERACSATSSHMDDCKSASIGIDWCLGNDGNRNGLPQEEMVGSHAKDHTASSDNDDDCDGGWEVLEKIGV; encoded by the exons ATGTCTCTATCCGAGCTTTTCCCCAccaccctctctctctctggacTTCTTTCCTTCACTTCCTCGTCTGTTgaggcgaagaaggcctctCACTGGTTTCCTCCACACTCGGACTGTCGGACACTCCCCCAGGCCCCAACCTTCTCGACCATAAATCCAACCTTCTCTTTACCCGGAGGTATCGGAGATGGCATTCAAGCAGGTTTTCTCCGCTCTGCGAGAGCTTTTCCCACAG CTGAGAAGCCTAAATTATACTCTGGAAGGATCTCATTCGTGGACCGAAGAGCTAGAGATGATACTAATGCCAAATTTAGTACGTCAGCTGGGAACAGTGACAATATTGGTGAATGTAATCCATTATCTTATGATGAACCAAGAATCTCATTGGTGGATCGAGGAGCTAGAGAAAATTCTAATGTCGTATTTAGTACGCCAGTTGAGAGTAGTGGCATTATTGGTGAATGCAATCAATTTTCAGGTTATGATGAAGCATTATTCAGTCACAACAAAATGGAAGAATTTTCCCAGATTGAGGATAAGGTGGTGATTAATGAAACAAGAATTGATACAGAAGTTATGAGCAGCCTTATTCAGGACCATTGTGCACAAGTtggatcatcatcatctgctACTGAGCCACACATAGTAGAATATGAACAGTCTTCTTCAGCAGCATTTATTGGTTATTGTGCAGCTGAAAAAGATAAAGTGACTCCAAAGACGGAAACTATTGGCAAGCACAAGCATTATAACGATAATTATGAGCTGTCATGTTTGTTTGCCTCCTCTGGGAGTATGTTGCCACTATATCTGGAGGGCCCTTCAGATTGTGCACTGAAATATGGAGGGTCAGTACCTTCGAAACTTTTTAATGCTGAAAGTAAACATGATTTCTCCAAATCGAAAGATAACTATTATTTGGAAACTTTGTGTGTGAATTTTCACTCAAAGGAGGACAGACAAACACCAAAGAACTTGCCAATTGCTCCAACTGTCCATAAACTCTCCAAATCAGAAGATAGCAATGACCTGCAAGTTTGGTTTGAAAAGGAAGTGCCTCCTAAGCTTTCTAAAGCTGAAGGCATACATTTATTTTCCAAACCAGAAGATAATTCTAATTTAGAGAATTTATTTGTGAATTTTAGCTTGACCGAAGACACATACATATTAAAGAATTTGCCAAGTGCTCCAGCTGTCCATACACAATCGAAATCAGAGGATAATTGTGACTTGCAAGTTCTGTTTGAAAACATTGATAATGCTGGAAAAGAATTGGGCATACTCTGTACTGCAGAAAATCCCCCTAAACTCCACAAGTCAGAAAATGATGGTAGCTTCTACAATTTATTTGTCGAACTATGCACAGCCGATAGCACAACTCAGGTACCTTCTAAATTTCATGGGAAGGATGAATTTGAACAGTCTTTGTGCAAGCTTCATGATCAACAGAAGTTTTTTGACTTATTTGTGTCATTCAAAATGTCAAATAGTTCATTACATATGTGTCAAGAAAAGGGTGATTCACATACAGTTGATACTGAAGACCAACCTTCTATAGATTTCAAGAATCATGGAACTTTTACTAGTATGTGCAATTTGGATGATGAGTTTAACCTGTCAGAGACATTATCTTCCACTCAAAATGCTTCTATGTCTAATCTAGATTCTACATGTGATTTGAGTAATGAAGCTGAAAGGCGAGTCATGTGTTCTAATATTGTGGATAAGCACTTCGTATGCCCGGTTGTTGAGCTTGATGCATTTCCACCTAATGAAAAGAGGATGATGCCTGGTGCACATACAA TCTGTAGACAATTCATAAGCTCATTACAGGAATTATTGAGTTCGTTGTATGAATCTACAACCATGAAGATGAAAGAGGTGCAGCTTCAAGAGGAAAAATCTCGACAGGCAAACCAAAATGCTGACAAGGCACATCAAAAATTTATTTCCATGGTAGAGCACTTTAATCAGCTCATTAAAAAATCCAAAGAGTCAAATGATAAG CAAGCTCAAGTCATGCGCAAAGAAAAATGTTCATTGGTGGCTCTAGCTCAGGACCTTCAGTCTCAGCTTAGCAAATTGTCTGCTCAGAGAGACGAAGCACTTACAACTGTTCAGCAG attaaatttgaactagATGCACGCCTAGCAACTTCACTGGAAGAAGAGGTCACAGCAGTGGAGAATAtatttcaagaagaaaaattagCTCTACAGGTGCGTAAAGAGAAGGAAGCTACAATGGGGAGTATAATGGAAGGGTCAAGAAAGCTTGAAAAGGAAGCTGAAGAAAACATTTTG TTGAGAAGGATATTGTTGGACCGGGGTCGCATCATTGATATCTTGCA AGGAGAAATATCAAGCATCCATGCAAATGTTGTGGCAATGAAAGAAAGAGCCTGCTCAGCTACTTCTTCCCACATGGATGATTGCAAGAGCGCATCAATTGGTATAGACTGGTGTCTGGGAAACGATGGGAACAGAAATGGTCTACCTCAGGAAGAGATGGTGGGGAGCCATGCTAAGGACCACACTGCGTCTTCAGACAACGACGATGACTGCGATGGTGGATGGGAGGTGCTGGAAAAAATTGGAGTCTAG
- the LOC100825715 gene encoding uncharacterized protein LOC100825715 isoform X4 yields MSLSELFPTTLSLSGLLSFTSSSVEAKKASHWFPPHSDCRTLPQAPTFSTINPTFSLPGGIGDGIQAGFLRSARAFPTAEKPKLYSGRISFVDRRARDDTNAKFSTSAGNSDNIGECNPLSYDEPRISLVDRGARENSNVVFSTPVESSGIIGECNQFSGYDEALFSHNKMEEFSQIEDKVVINETRIDTEVMSSLIQDHCAQVGSSSSATEPHIVEYEQSSSAAFIGYCAAEKDKVTPKTETIGKHKHYNDNYELSCLFASSGSMLPLYLEGPSDCALKYGGSVPSKLFNAESKHDFSKSKDNYYLETLCVNFHSKEDRQTPKNLPIAPTVHKLSKSEDSNDLQVWFEKEVPPKLSKAEGIHLFSKPEDNSNLENLFVNFSLTEDTYILKNLPSAPAVHTQSKSEDNCDLQVLFENIDNAGKELGILCTAENPPKLHKSENDGSFYNLFVELCTADSTTQVPSKFHGKDEFEQSLCKLHDQQKFFDLFVSFKMSNSSLHMCQEKGDSHTVDTEDQPSIDFKNHGTFTSMCNLDDEFNLSETLSSTQNASMSNLDSTCDLSNEAERRVMCSNIVDKHFVCPVVELDAFPPNEKRMMPGAHTSEEFLDISTQSYHITELNKNISDITKSKELLSSLYESTTMKMKEVQLQEEKSRQANQNADKAHQKFISMVEHFNQLIKKSKESNDKQAQVMRKEKCSLVALAQDLQSQLSKLSAQRDEALTTVQQIKFELDARLATSLEEEVTAVENIFQEEKLALQVRKEKEATMGSIMEGSRKLEKEAEENILLRRILLDRGRIIDILQYVRLQII; encoded by the exons ATGTCTCTATCCGAGCTTTTCCCCAccaccctctctctctctggacTTCTTTCCTTCACTTCCTCGTCTGTTgaggcgaagaaggcctctCACTGGTTTCCTCCACACTCGGACTGTCGGACACTCCCCCAGGCCCCAACCTTCTCGACCATAAATCCAACCTTCTCTTTACCCGGAGGTATCGGAGATGGCATTCAAGCAGGTTTTCTCCGCTCTGCGAGAGCTTTTCCCACAG CTGAGAAGCCTAAATTATACTCTGGAAGGATCTCATTCGTGGACCGAAGAGCTAGAGATGATACTAATGCCAAATTTAGTACGTCAGCTGGGAACAGTGACAATATTGGTGAATGTAATCCATTATCTTATGATGAACCAAGAATCTCATTGGTGGATCGAGGAGCTAGAGAAAATTCTAATGTCGTATTTAGTACGCCAGTTGAGAGTAGTGGCATTATTGGTGAATGCAATCAATTTTCAGGTTATGATGAAGCATTATTCAGTCACAACAAAATGGAAGAATTTTCCCAGATTGAGGATAAGGTGGTGATTAATGAAACAAGAATTGATACAGAAGTTATGAGCAGCCTTATTCAGGACCATTGTGCACAAGTtggatcatcatcatctgctACTGAGCCACACATAGTAGAATATGAACAGTCTTCTTCAGCAGCATTTATTGGTTATTGTGCAGCTGAAAAAGATAAAGTGACTCCAAAGACGGAAACTATTGGCAAGCACAAGCATTATAACGATAATTATGAGCTGTCATGTTTGTTTGCCTCCTCTGGGAGTATGTTGCCACTATATCTGGAGGGCCCTTCAGATTGTGCACTGAAATATGGAGGGTCAGTACCTTCGAAACTTTTTAATGCTGAAAGTAAACATGATTTCTCCAAATCGAAAGATAACTATTATTTGGAAACTTTGTGTGTGAATTTTCACTCAAAGGAGGACAGACAAACACCAAAGAACTTGCCAATTGCTCCAACTGTCCATAAACTCTCCAAATCAGAAGATAGCAATGACCTGCAAGTTTGGTTTGAAAAGGAAGTGCCTCCTAAGCTTTCTAAAGCTGAAGGCATACATTTATTTTCCAAACCAGAAGATAATTCTAATTTAGAGAATTTATTTGTGAATTTTAGCTTGACCGAAGACACATACATATTAAAGAATTTGCCAAGTGCTCCAGCTGTCCATACACAATCGAAATCAGAGGATAATTGTGACTTGCAAGTTCTGTTTGAAAACATTGATAATGCTGGAAAAGAATTGGGCATACTCTGTACTGCAGAAAATCCCCCTAAACTCCACAAGTCAGAAAATGATGGTAGCTTCTACAATTTATTTGTCGAACTATGCACAGCCGATAGCACAACTCAGGTACCTTCTAAATTTCATGGGAAGGATGAATTTGAACAGTCTTTGTGCAAGCTTCATGATCAACAGAAGTTTTTTGACTTATTTGTGTCATTCAAAATGTCAAATAGTTCATTACATATGTGTCAAGAAAAGGGTGATTCACATACAGTTGATACTGAAGACCAACCTTCTATAGATTTCAAGAATCATGGAACTTTTACTAGTATGTGCAATTTGGATGATGAGTTTAACCTGTCAGAGACATTATCTTCCACTCAAAATGCTTCTATGTCTAATCTAGATTCTACATGTGATTTGAGTAATGAAGCTGAAAGGCGAGTCATGTGTTCTAATATTGTGGATAAGCACTTCGTATGCCCGGTTGTTGAGCTTGATGCATTTCCACCTAATGAAAAGAGGATGATGCCTGGTGCACATACAAGTGAGGAATTTCTCGATATCTCTACTCAGTCATATCATATCACTGAACTAAACAAGAATATTTCTGATATCACTAAAAGCAAG GAATTATTGAGTTCGTTGTATGAATCTACAACCATGAAGATGAAAGAGGTGCAGCTTCAAGAGGAAAAATCTCGACAGGCAAACCAAAATGCTGACAAGGCACATCAAAAATTTATTTCCATGGTAGAGCACTTTAATCAGCTCATTAAAAAATCCAAAGAGTCAAATGATAAG CAAGCTCAAGTCATGCGCAAAGAAAAATGTTCATTGGTGGCTCTAGCTCAGGACCTTCAGTCTCAGCTTAGCAAATTGTCTGCTCAGAGAGACGAAGCACTTACAACTGTTCAGCAG attaaatttgaactagATGCACGCCTAGCAACTTCACTGGAAGAAGAGGTCACAGCAGTGGAGAATAtatttcaagaagaaaaattagCTCTACAGGTGCGTAAAGAGAAGGAAGCTACAATGGGGAGTATAATGGAAGGGTCAAGAAAGCTTGAAAAGGAAGCTGAAGAAAACATTTTG TTGAGAAGGATATTGTTGGACCGGGGTCGCATCATTGATATCTTGCAGTATGTTAGACTCCAAATAATATG A